The following proteins are co-located in the Actinomycetota bacterium genome:
- a CDS encoding crotonase/enoyl-CoA hydratase family protein, with amino-acid sequence MSVREERRGEVTVITIDRPGARNAVDRSIAEGIEAALDRADADDAVRVVVLTGAGDVFCAGADLRAAGTDPQGLQTERGGFAGIVRRELAKPVIAAVNGPALAGGFEIALACDLVVASRTAVFGLPEVKRGLVAAAGGLLHLGRRVAPAVALELAMTGDPIDAERAAGLGLVNRVVEPGEELAIALELAGRIAANGPLAVRVSRRLVLEAPTVTIGEGWSRTENAVEEILGSEDFHEGIAAFLEKREPVWTGR; translated from the coding sequence ATGAGCGTCCGCGAGGAACGACGGGGCGAGGTGACCGTCATCACCATCGACCGCCCGGGAGCACGCAACGCGGTCGACCGCTCGATCGCCGAGGGGATCGAGGCCGCGCTCGACCGCGCCGATGCCGACGACGCCGTGCGGGTGGTCGTGTTGACCGGAGCCGGCGACGTCTTCTGCGCCGGGGCCGACCTGCGGGCTGCGGGCACCGACCCGCAGGGACTGCAGACCGAGCGGGGCGGGTTCGCCGGCATCGTCCGGCGCGAGCTCGCCAAGCCCGTGATCGCGGCGGTCAACGGTCCCGCACTGGCCGGGGGCTTCGAGATCGCGCTGGCGTGCGACCTCGTGGTCGCCTCACGAACCGCCGTGTTCGGCCTGCCGGAGGTCAAGCGCGGGCTCGTCGCCGCCGCTGGTGGACTGCTGCACCTCGGCCGCCGCGTCGCGCCTGCGGTCGCCCTCGAGCTGGCGATGACCGGCGACCCGATCGACGCCGAGCGGGCAGCTGGCCTCGGGCTCGTGAACCGCGTCGTCGAACCGGGCGAGGAGCTCGCGATCGCGCTCGAGCTCGCGGGACGCATCGCCGCGAACGGTCCGCTCGCGGTGCGCGTGTCGCGCCGGCTGGTCCTCGAGGCACCGACCGTCACCATCGGCGAGGGGTGGTCGCGTACCGAGAACGCGGTGGAGGAGATCCTCGGCAGCGAGGACTTCCACGAGGGCATCGCCGCGTTCCTGGAGAAGCGCGAACCCGTCTGGACCGGGCGGTGA
- a CDS encoding acetyl-CoA acetyltransferase: MTDPDDGREPLDLATEALTQALSDAGLGPDGASAIDSIDVVNVVSWMYADLPGAIAKRVGASPSRTEHSTWGGNQPTLLLDRAAGRIAAGEHDVAVVVGAESFRSLQLTARQGRMPGWTPPPPDAVLPDPKEHLPATAWDHGLFSPVQVYPLYENGLRHRVGLDLDASQRWSAQLWARMSQIAADNPDAWDRTVRTVEEVVTPSADNRPISFPYTKLMNARITVDQAAAIVVTSIGAARRLGIDESRWVYPLGAAGADDPQDILARVSYHTAPAMRASLLGALDEVGRSAPEIDLLELYSCFPCVPKLALLELGLPLDRDITVAGGLTSFGGPGNDYMLHAVVSMARLLRERQGATGLLYGNGGFVTKHHTLVLGSDDTTEGYTTDGVGRDAALQARVDALPAPAVTATPSGRGRIETFTAPYDHAGEPERGIVIGRLDRTDERFVATVPRGQVGLLTDARHDPVGATGTVESTPDGNVFTIDERSPG; this comes from the coding sequence GTGACCGACCCCGATGACGGCAGGGAGCCCCTCGATCTCGCGACCGAGGCGCTGACCCAGGCCCTCAGCGACGCCGGGCTGGGACCGGACGGTGCCTCGGCCATCGACAGCATCGACGTCGTCAACGTCGTGAGCTGGATGTACGCCGATCTCCCCGGCGCGATCGCCAAGCGTGTGGGGGCATCACCGTCGCGCACGGAGCACAGCACCTGGGGTGGCAACCAGCCAACGCTGCTGCTAGACCGCGCCGCGGGACGCATCGCGGCCGGCGAGCACGACGTCGCCGTGGTCGTCGGAGCCGAGTCGTTCCGGAGCCTGCAGCTCACGGCCCGCCAGGGCCGGATGCCGGGTTGGACGCCGCCACCGCCGGACGCGGTCCTCCCCGACCCCAAGGAGCACCTGCCCGCGACGGCGTGGGATCACGGCCTGTTCTCGCCCGTGCAGGTCTACCCCCTCTACGAGAACGGCCTGCGACACCGCGTCGGGCTCGACCTCGACGCCAGTCAGCGCTGGTCCGCGCAGCTGTGGGCTCGCATGTCGCAGATCGCGGCGGACAACCCCGACGCGTGGGATCGGACCGTGCGCACCGTGGAGGAGGTTGTCACGCCATCGGCGGACAACCGACCCATCAGCTTCCCCTACACCAAACTGATGAACGCCCGCATCACCGTGGACCAGGCGGCGGCCATCGTCGTGACGTCGATCGGCGCGGCACGGCGTCTCGGCATCGACGAGTCGCGGTGGGTCTACCCGCTCGGTGCGGCCGGTGCCGACGATCCCCAGGACATCCTGGCGCGGGTCAGCTACCACACCGCCCCGGCGATGCGCGCCTCCCTGCTCGGGGCGCTGGACGAGGTCGGTCGCAGCGCCCCCGAGATCGATCTGCTCGAGCTGTACAGCTGCTTCCCGTGCGTGCCCAAGCTCGCCCTGCTCGAGCTGGGGTTGCCACTGGATCGCGACATCACGGTGGCCGGAGGGCTCACGTCGTTCGGTGGTCCCGGCAACGACTACATGCTGCACGCCGTCGTCTCGATGGCCCGCCTCCTCCGGGAGCGGCAGGGCGCGACCGGCCTGCTCTACGGCAACGGCGGGTTCGTGACCAAACACCACACCCTCGTGCTCGGCAGCGACGACACGACGGAGGGGTACACCACCGACGGCGTGGGGCGGGACGCGGCCCTCCAGGCGCGGGTCGACGCGCTCCCCGCTCCCGCCGTCACCGCCACCCCATCGGGCCGTGGGCGCATCGAGACCTTCACCGCCCCCTACGACCACGCCGGCGAGCCGGAGCGCGGCATCGTCATCGGCCGCCTGGATCGCACCGACGAGCGGTTCGTCGCCACCGTCCCTCGGGGGCAGGTCGGGCTGCTCACCGATGCGCGTCACGACCCGGTCGGTGCCACCGGCACGGTCGAATCAACCCCGGACGGCAACGTGTTCACCATCGACGAACGGAGCCCTGGATGA